One Chitinophagales bacterium genomic window carries:
- the upp gene encoding uracil phosphoribosyltransferase has product MVHNLGMQNSLVSQFVAELRNVNIQNDRLRFRRNLERLGEIFAYEISKHLNWHEAEIPTPLGTARSHILAEQPVVASILRAGLAMHQGLLNYFDRADNAFIAAYRKHDKDGSFHINLEYITSPELKDRILIIADPMLATGSSLTLTLQKIIHLGAPRQIHVVTAIACTVGIDYLMRHLPDVTIWAGAVDEELTAKAYIVPGLGDAGDLAYGDKIQE; this is encoded by the coding sequence ATGGTGCACAACTTGGGAATGCAAAACTCACTGGTGAGTCAGTTTGTTGCTGAGCTCCGCAATGTCAATATTCAAAACGACCGGCTGCGCTTTCGCAGAAATCTGGAACGCTTAGGAGAAATATTTGCCTATGAAATCAGCAAACATCTGAACTGGCATGAAGCCGAGATACCCACTCCGCTGGGAACAGCCAGAAGCCACATTTTAGCCGAGCAGCCTGTAGTGGCCTCTATATTAAGAGCCGGTTTGGCAATGCATCAGGGATTGCTAAACTATTTTGACCGTGCCGATAATGCCTTTATTGCCGCCTATCGCAAACACGATAAAGATGGCAGTTTTCATATCAATTTAGAATACATCACTTCCCCGGAGCTTAAAGACCGTATTTTGATAATTGCAGATCCGATGCTGGCTACAGGCTCATCGCTCACCCTTACCCTGCAAAAAATTATCCATCTGGGCGCTCCCAGACAGATTCATGTTGTTACTGCTATAGCCTGCACCGTAGGCATTGATTATCTGATGAGGCATCTGCCCGATGTGACTATATGGGCCGGGGCGGTGGATGAAGAACTTACTGCTAAAGCATACATTGTTCCCGGCCTGGGCGATGCAGGAGACCTTGCCTATGGTGATAAAATTCAGGAATAA
- a CDS encoding glycosyl transferase: MRIAVNTRFLIEGKLEGIGWFTHETMKRITLQHPAHQFFFFFDRPFPQSFIFSDNITPILLPPQARHPVLWYWWFERSIPAVMKQIRPDLFISPDGYLSLNAQVKTLLVIHDIAFEHFDGHVGFLTRQYLRYYSPRFARYADRIATVSQFSKKDISKTYGVDPQKIDVVYNGSRDVFRPATPAEVESVKNKYGIQGDYFIYAGAIQPRKNLANVFRAFDRFRQRNEGEVKLVIAGRKAWKFREALEVYNAMQFRNDVVFTGHLSSSDLSALLSGSLALVYVSLFEGFGLPIVEAMHCGTAVITSNVSSMPEVAADAALLVDPASIVAISDAMGKIYRQPALRNLLIEKGNIRKQAFSWQKTADLLWESAMKVVGLK, translated from the coding sequence TTGAGAATTGCCGTTAATACGCGCTTTTTAATTGAAGGAAAGCTGGAAGGGATAGGGTGGTTTACCCATGAAACCATGAAGCGCATTACTCTGCAGCATCCCGCACATCAGTTCTTTTTTTTCTTTGACCGCCCTTTCCCGCAATCATTCATTTTCTCTGATAACATTACCCCTATCCTTCTTCCTCCACAGGCAAGACATCCGGTGCTTTGGTACTGGTGGTTTGAACGGTCAATTCCTGCTGTGATGAAACAAATCAGGCCTGATTTGTTTATATCCCCTGACGGATACCTCTCACTAAATGCGCAGGTGAAGACTCTGCTTGTAATACACGATATAGCTTTTGAGCATTTTGACGGGCATGTAGGTTTTTTAACCAGACAATATCTGCGTTATTATTCACCGCGCTTTGCCAGGTATGCAGATAGGATTGCCACCGTTTCTCAGTTTTCAAAGAAAGACATCAGCAAAACTTATGGAGTAGATCCGCAGAAAATTGATGTGGTGTATAACGGTTCAAGGGATGTTTTTCGGCCCGCAACACCGGCAGAGGTTGAGTCTGTAAAAAACAAATATGGCATTCAGGGCGACTATTTCATTTATGCGGGCGCTATACAACCCAGAAAAAATCTGGCCAATGTATTCAGGGCGTTTGACCGCTTCAGGCAGCGCAATGAAGGAGAGGTGAAGCTGGTTATTGCCGGCCGAAAAGCATGGAAGTTTCGGGAAGCTCTGGAGGTTTATAATGCAATGCAATTCCGCAATGATGTTGTGTTTACAGGTCATCTTTCGTCATCTGATCTGAGCGCACTGCTGAGCGGATCTCTTGCACTGGTATATGTATCCCTGTTTGAAGGATTTGGACTTCCTATCGTTGAGGCGATGCATTGTGGCACGGCTGTTATTACCTCCAATGTGAGCTCCATGCCGGAGGTGGCTGCAGATGCCGCCCTGCTGGTTGACCCCGCTTCTATTGTTGCCATAAGCGATGCCATGGGGAAGATATATCGTCAGCCGGCACTCCGAAACCTTTTGATTGAAAAAGGAAACATCCGGAAGCAGGCCTTCAGCTGGCAGAAAACTGCAGATTTACTCTGGGAATCAGCTATGAAGGTTGTCGGTCTGAAATAG
- a CDS encoding cystathionine beta-lyase encodes MKEETQILQSIAVDPHTGAVSTPIYQTATFVHEQPGVTKGFDYSRTNNPTRQVLEKLLATLEGGYAGFAFSSGVAAIDAVVKLLKAGDEIVAVDDIYGGTFRLFEKIYSRFGIQVRYTDTTCLENVQDAFTDKTRMVWLETPTNPNLRISDIQAIARLAHQRQALLTVDNTFASPVVQKPLHWGADIVVHSATKYLAGHCDVIAGAVIVKSPELADEIKFIQNASGAILGPFDSWLTIRGIETLALRLERSSTNALRIAHFLENHPAVEQVNYPGLPSHPQHELAARQQRLFGGVISFTLKSQKKDEATRFVSSTTLFNLTDSIGGVKSSISHPVSMSHKAMDPEARKKAGITDTLIRISVGIEYADDLIEDLERSLNKLRHISKTQQLITP; translated from the coding sequence ATGAAGGAAGAAACACAGATTTTGCAGTCCATAGCAGTTGATCCACACACCGGAGCAGTATCAACGCCTATTTATCAGACCGCCACCTTTGTACATGAACAGCCCGGAGTGACGAAAGGCTTTGACTACTCCCGCACCAATAATCCCACACGCCAGGTTCTTGAAAAATTACTTGCCACACTAGAAGGGGGCTATGCAGGATTTGCCTTTTCCAGCGGTGTAGCTGCCATTGATGCAGTTGTGAAACTGCTGAAGGCGGGCGATGAAATTGTAGCTGTGGATGATATCTATGGCGGCACTTTCCGCCTTTTTGAGAAAATATACAGCCGCTTCGGCATTCAGGTGCGTTATACCGATACCACCTGCCTGGAGAACGTACAGGATGCATTCACCGACAAAACCAGGATGGTGTGGCTGGAAACCCCCACCAATCCCAACCTGCGTATCTCCGACATTCAGGCTATCGCACGCCTGGCCCATCAACGGCAAGCTTTACTGACAGTAGATAATACTTTTGCCTCCCCCGTGGTGCAAAAGCCGCTGCATTGGGGCGCAGATATCGTAGTGCACAGCGCAACAAAATATCTTGCAGGCCACTGTGACGTCATTGCCGGAGCTGTAATAGTGAAAAGCCCGGAGCTGGCCGATGAAATAAAATTTATCCAGAATGCCAGTGGAGCTATCCTGGGCCCCTTTGACTCCTGGCTAACTATACGGGGTATTGAGACCCTCGCCCTGCGTCTGGAACGCAGCAGCACCAACGCACTCCGGATCGCACATTTTCTGGAAAATCATCCCGCTGTAGAACAGGTCAACTATCCCGGCCTGCCATCTCATCCGCAGCATGAGCTGGCAGCACGACAACAACGCCTGTTCGGGGGAGTTATCTCATTCACACTGAAAAGCCAAAAGAAGGATGAAGCAACTCGTTTTGTTTCTTCCACTACCCTGTTTAATCTGACCGATAGCATAGGAGGGGTAAAAAGCTCAATCAGTCATCCGGTTTCCATGTCACACAAAGCGATGGATCCTGAGGCCCGGAAAAAAGCCGGCATCACCGATACCCTTATCCGTATCTCTGTAGGCATTGAATATGCAGATGATCTCATTGAGGACCTGGAACGCTCCCTCAACAAACTCCGCCATATATCAAAAACACAGCAACTTATTACTCCATGA
- the relA gene encoding RelA/SpoT family protein: MLPNPVVPDTEQERKEILKRYRHLLRVIKPRIVNDEQKKMIRKAFEMALEAHKEMRRKSGEPYIMHPLAVAQIVAEEMGLGPTSVTCALLHDTVEDTEITLDDIRKEFGDTVAKIVDGLTKISGVFDLRSSQQAENFRKLILSLTDDMRVILIKLADRLHNMRTLDHMPRNKQLKVASETSFLYAPLAHRLGFYEIKSELEDLAMKYTDTDTYRFIAKKLNETKRERNRFINEFIKPIEEKLKQEGLKFKIYGRPKSIYSIWNKMKTKGVEFEQVYDLFAIRVILDSPPEREKADCWKVYSIITDFYRPNPSRLRDWISNPKTNGYEALHTTVLKDGRWVEVQIRTERMHEIAEKGYAAHWKYKEGTNSESALDEWLTKMREIINNPDSNALDFIDDFRLNLFSHEIYVFTPKGQLKRLASGATALDFAFDIHTDIGMTCIGAKVNHKLVPLSHKLKNGDTVEIITSRKQKPKEDWLNYVVTGKAKAKIKAALKEEKKQAAQEGRSMLERRLRALKVPLSPNLVNDLAQYFKADSVQDLYVNIARKKIDLKTLSKEHFDGDRLILPKETPRIDKKDVFEDTVRNTLQKNAELLIFGDNMGRIDYKFANCCNPIPGDDVFGFITINEGIKIHKTNCPNATQLMSNYGYRIIKTRWNNQHEIAFLTELKVSGIDDIGVMNKITNIISGEMKINMRSISFESQDGIFEGIITLFVHDTTQLEELIEKLKKLEGILSVTRQ, from the coding sequence GGCCCTGGAAGCCCACAAAGAGATGCGCAGAAAATCGGGGGAGCCGTATATCATGCACCCGCTGGCGGTGGCTCAGATTGTGGCCGAGGAAATGGGGCTGGGTCCCACTTCCGTTACCTGTGCTCTGTTGCACGATACGGTAGAGGATACCGAAATCACATTGGATGATATAAGAAAAGAATTTGGTGACACAGTAGCTAAAATCGTAGATGGGTTAACCAAAATTTCTGGCGTTTTTGACCTACGAAGCTCCCAGCAAGCCGAAAACTTCCGCAAACTGATCTTATCCCTCACGGACGATATGCGGGTTATCCTCATCAAACTAGCAGACCGCCTGCATAATATGCGCACCCTTGATCACATGCCCCGTAACAAACAGCTCAAGGTGGCGTCTGAAACTTCCTTCCTGTATGCCCCCCTTGCCCACCGCCTGGGATTTTATGAGATAAAATCCGAGCTGGAAGACCTGGCCATGAAGTATACGGATACGGATACCTACCGCTTCATTGCCAAAAAACTCAATGAAACGAAAAGAGAACGCAACCGCTTTATCAATGAATTTATAAAACCCATAGAAGAAAAACTCAAACAGGAAGGACTAAAATTTAAAATCTACGGCAGGCCCAAATCCATCTACTCCATCTGGAATAAAATGAAAACCAAAGGAGTAGAGTTTGAGCAGGTGTATGATCTGTTTGCCATCAGAGTTATTCTGGACTCACCTCCTGAACGGGAAAAAGCCGATTGCTGGAAAGTTTATTCCATCATTACCGACTTTTACCGCCCTAACCCGAGCCGATTGCGTGACTGGATCAGCAACCCCAAAACCAACGGTTATGAAGCTTTGCACACAACCGTCTTAAAGGATGGCAGATGGGTGGAAGTGCAGATACGAACGGAACGCATGCATGAAATCGCTGAAAAAGGATACGCAGCCCATTGGAAATATAAAGAAGGCACCAACTCTGAAAGTGCCCTGGACGAATGGCTCACCAAAATGCGGGAAATCATCAACAACCCCGACTCCAACGCACTGGACTTTATTGATGACTTCCGGTTGAATCTCTTTTCTCATGAAATTTATGTCTTCACTCCAAAGGGGCAACTGAAGCGTTTGGCAAGTGGTGCAACAGCCCTTGATTTTGCCTTTGATATACATACCGACATCGGTATGACCTGCATCGGTGCCAAAGTAAACCATAAGCTGGTGCCACTTAGCCACAAGCTGAAAAACGGTGATACGGTTGAAATCATTACCTCCAGAAAGCAAAAACCCAAAGAAGACTGGCTCAATTACGTTGTAACGGGTAAAGCCAAGGCAAAGATTAAAGCAGCCCTGAAAGAAGAAAAGAAGCAGGCTGCCCAGGAAGGACGCTCCATGCTGGAACGCAGATTGCGCGCCCTCAAAGTGCCCTTATCTCCCAATCTGGTAAATGATCTCGCGCAGTATTTCAAAGCAGATTCGGTTCAGGACCTTTACGTAAACATAGCCCGAAAAAAAATTGACCTTAAAACCCTCTCAAAAGAGCATTTTGATGGTGACCGGTTAATCCTTCCTAAGGAAACTCCCAGAATCGACAAGAAAGATGTTTTTGAAGACACCGTCAGAAATACCCTCCAGAAAAATGCCGAGCTACTCATCTTCGGTGATAATATGGGGCGCATTGACTATAAGTTTGCTAACTGCTGCAACCCCATACCCGGAGATGATGTATTCGGGTTCATCACCATTAATGAAGGCATCAAAATACACAAGACCAATTGCCCCAATGCAACCCAACTCATGAGCAACTATGGCTACCGCATCATTAAAACCAGGTGGAACAACCAGCATGAAATCGCTTTTCTCACGGAACTGAAGGTTAGCGGCATAGATGATATCGGAGTGATGAACAAAATCACCAACATCATTTCCGGTGAGATGAAAATCAATATGCGTTCTATTTCTTTTGAAAGTCAGGACGGCATATTTGAAGGGATAATCACCCTGTTTGTGCATGATACGACACAGCTTGAAGAGCTGATAGAAAAATTGAAAAAACTGGAAGGCATTCTGAGTGTCACCCGTCAGTAG
- a CDS encoding homoserine dehydrogenase, which produces MKRNHIQLGIFGFGVVGQGLYRVLNQTRGIRATIKKIGIKHPEKERPIDSGFFTTRKDEILDDPDIHVIVELINDADAAYEIVTEAMKRGKGVVSASKKMIARHLPELFELQNFYRVPFLYEAAVCASIPIIRNLEEYYDNDLLKSVEGIINGSTNYILTRLHEGNKSYQDALREAQENGFAESDPSSDVEGYDAKYKLCIILLHAFGLFVREEDIFNYGITHINDFDIRFAKQRGWKIKLIAACRQEGEKVSAFILPKFITPGSRLTDIDEEYNGLIVESAFSENQVFIGKGAGGNPTGSAVLSDISALTYDYRYEYKKFHQLNGLSLTDEVPLEIYVRYNDPDIINGFRFSAIRERYESETFRYFIGTTTLRDLRRAPWLHEKDVSIILMH; this is translated from the coding sequence ATGAAACGCAACCATATTCAATTAGGCATTTTCGGCTTTGGAGTAGTAGGCCAGGGGCTTTATCGTGTACTCAACCAAACCCGAGGCATCCGGGCCACCATCAAAAAGATAGGTATTAAGCATCCGGAAAAAGAAAGACCTATTGATTCCGGTTTTTTCACTACACGGAAAGATGAAATACTTGACGACCCCGATATCCACGTCATCGTTGAGCTGATTAACGATGCGGATGCCGCATATGAAATAGTCACCGAAGCCATGAAACGCGGCAAAGGAGTAGTTTCTGCCAGCAAAAAAATGATTGCCCGGCATCTGCCCGAACTGTTTGAACTGCAGAACTTTTATCGGGTACCTTTCCTTTACGAAGCAGCAGTATGCGCAAGCATTCCCATCATCCGCAATTTGGAAGAATACTATGATAATGATCTGCTCAAATCTGTGGAAGGCATTATTAACGGCTCAACCAACTACATTCTGACCCGCCTGCATGAAGGCAATAAAAGCTATCAGGACGCACTGCGGGAAGCCCAGGAAAATGGATTTGCAGAGTCTGACCCTTCCTCGGATGTAGAAGGCTACGATGCAAAGTATAAATTGTGTATCATCCTGCTGCATGCCTTTGGCCTCTTCGTCCGTGAGGAGGATATTTTTAATTATGGCATCACCCATATCAATGATTTTGACATTCGGTTTGCAAAACAAAGGGGGTGGAAAATAAAACTCATTGCAGCTTGCCGGCAGGAAGGGGAAAAAGTTTCTGCCTTTATTCTGCCTAAATTCATTACTCCCGGAAGTCGTCTTACAGATATTGATGAAGAATACAATGGACTGATCGTGGAAAGCGCTTTTTCCGAAAACCAGGTCTTCATAGGTAAAGGTGCAGGGGGAAATCCCACTGGATCAGCCGTATTATCCGATATTTCAGCTTTGACCTACGATTATCGGTATGAATACAAAAAATTTCATCAGCTCAACGGCCTCTCACTGACCGATGAAGTGCCCCTTGAAATATACGTAAGGTACAACGATCCGGATATCATAAACGGATTCCGGTTTTCAGCTATCCGGGAGCGTTATGAGTCAGAGACATTCAGATATTTTATCGGTACCACCACACTGCGGGACTTAAGACGTGCCCCCTGGCTTCATGAAAAGGATGTCAGCATAATTTTAATGCATTGA
- the pycA gene encoding acetyl-CoA carboxylase biotin carboxyl carrier protein subunit, whose product MAIFIPEIHAMESYTVQIQDQTYQVVQKGDDYLINDTFCRVDWIKTGENTYHLLLNNKSFTVEVAGEMSEEKKLILKVNGNEYTVIVKDRLDLLLEKLGMSRPSNYASGSLQAPMPGKVLKILVTEGQQVKQGDTLLILEAMKMENSIKAPGNGRIKKVAVKEGEAIEKGAVMIAFD is encoded by the coding sequence ATGGCTATCTTTATTCCTGAAATTCATGCTATGGAAAGCTACACGGTGCAGATTCAAGACCAAACTTACCAGGTTGTCCAAAAAGGGGACGATTATTTGATTAACGACACCTTCTGCAGGGTTGACTGGATTAAAACAGGTGAAAACACTTATCATCTGCTGCTGAATAACAAATCGTTCACGGTAGAGGTTGCTGGCGAAATGAGCGAGGAAAAGAAACTTATTCTGAAGGTAAATGGAAACGAATACACGGTAATCGTAAAAGATCGGCTTGACCTGCTGCTGGAAAAACTGGGCATGTCGCGTCCTTCAAACTATGCTTCAGGAAGCCTGCAGGCGCCTATGCCCGGCAAAGTGCTGAAAATATTGGTCACAGAAGGCCAGCAGGTGAAGCAGGGAGATACGCTGCTCATTCTGGAAGCTATGAAAATGGAAAATTCAATCAAGGCTCCAGGCAACGGGCGAATAAAAAAAGTGGCGGTTAAAGAAGGGGAAGCTATTGAAAAGGGCGCAGTGATGATAGCCTTTGATTAA